The Eleutherodactylus coqui strain aEleCoq1 chromosome 13, aEleCoq1.hap1, whole genome shotgun sequence genome includes a window with the following:
- the LOC136587699 gene encoding zinc finger protein 662-like, whose product MMDLEVAGDCLAADDPQQDCGSPAVNVSGEVKMAAPSPQTLPVQPSCITSNSDSSPERPGTPESINTPESVSVPLIMATTMTSGKVRRRKSIPKKREMPDDMEFPLDIIVKEEDSDQEYTVVSNTNASSDADAPLSSGIWTAQNGTSTPQWGPQKASRGRKKKRSPAFQKPLLIKSSSSTASLMFVIPNDEMESVVDKKKKKKRKDELEYEEMHWCDICDECFSEEAALEEHMKTHTEQSQEDFDCEDCGRVFDSASELEQHRSAKHGKLRYCCDICGIQYNYESQYVIHMRAHSGERPFACNECGQAFGHKCSLVVHQRIHTGVTPHQCKKCKKMLDTRVSLVKHEKMRYCPDCKKCYTYRSFSKHLMKSCTRA is encoded by the exons ATGATGGATCTGGAGGTCGCCGGTGACTGCTTGGCTGCTGATGACCCTCAGCAGGACTGTGGATCTCCAG ctgtgaacgtctccggCGAGGTGAAGATGGCGGCTCCATCACCCCAGACATTGCCCGTGCAACCGAGCTGCATTACATCAAACTCGGACTCATCCCCTGAGAGGCCAG GTACCCCTGAATCTATTAATACCCCAGAATCGGTTTCTGTACCGCTCATAATGGCAACAACCATGACATCAGGCAAGGTCCGGCGCAGGAAGAGCATTCCGAAGAAAAGAG AAATGCCGGACGACATGGAGTTCCCCCTGGACA TTATCGTGAAGGAAGAGGACAGTGATCAAGAGTACACGGTGGTCAGCAACACGAATGCTTCCTCAG ATGCTGATGCGCCTCTTAGCTCTGGTATCTGGACTGCACAGAACGGCACCAGTACCCCCCAGTGGGGCCCACAGAAAGCCAGCAGAGGTAGGAAAAAGAAGCGCAGCCCGGCCTTCCAGAAGCCGCTGCTCATAAAGAGCTCCTCAAGTACGGCCAGTCTTATGTTTGTGATCCCCAATGATGAAATGGAGTCCGTAGTTgacaaaaagaagaagaagaagcgcAAGGATGAGCTGGAATATGAGGAGATGCACTGGTGCGACATCTGCGATGAATGCTTCTCGGAAGAGGCGGCTCTGGAGGAGCACATGAAGACTCACACGGAACAGTCTCAGGAAGACTTTGACTGTGAAGACTGTGGCCGCGTCTTTGACTCCGCCTCTGAGCTTGAGCAGCACCGATCAGCGAAACATGGCAAACTGCGCTACTGCTGTGACATCTGCGGGATACAGTATAACTATGAATCTCAGTACGTCATCCACATGAGGGCGCACTCCGGGGAGAGACCCTTTGCCTGTAACGAGTGCGGCCAGGCGTTTGGTCACAAGTGCAGCTTGGTCGTTCACCAGCGCATACACACAGGCGTCACACCGCACCAGTGCAAGAAGTGCAAGAAAATGTTAGACACGCGAGTGTCGTTGGTCAAACATGAGAAGATGCGCTACTGCCCCGACTGCAAGAAGTGCTACACATACAGAAGCTTCTCCAAGCACCTGATGAAGAGCTGCACCAGGGCGTAG